From Triticum aestivum cultivar Chinese Spring chromosome 4A, IWGSC CS RefSeq v2.1, whole genome shotgun sequence, a single genomic window includes:
- the LOC123086541 gene encoding alcohol dehydrogenase 3 — protein MATAGKVIKCKAAVAWEAGKPLSIEEVEVAPPQAMEVRVKILYTALCHTDVYFWEAKGQTPVFPRILGHEAGGIVESVGEGVTELVPGDHVLPVFTGECKDCAHCKSEESNLCDLLRINVDRGVMIGDGQSRFTIGGKPIFHFVGTSTFSEYTVIHVGCLAKINPEAPLDKVCVLSCGISTGLGATLNVAKPKKGSTVAIFGLGAVGLAAMEGAKMAGASRIIGVDLNPAKYEQAKKFGCTDFVNPKDHTKPVQEVLIEMTNGGVDRAVECTGHVDTMISAFECVHDGWGVAVLVGVPHKEAVFKTHPMNFLNERTLKGTFFGNYKPRTDLPEVVEMYMRKELDVEKFITHSVPFSQINTAFDLMLKGEGLRCVMRMDE, from the exons ATGGCGACCGCCGGGAAGGTGATCAAGTGCAAAG CGGCAGTGGCATGGGAGGCCGGGAAGCCGCTGTCGAtcgaggaggtggaggtggcgccGCCGCAGGCCATGGAGGTGCGTGTCAAGATCCTCTACACCGCCCTCTGCCACACTGACGTCTACTTCTGGGAAGCCAAG GGGCAAACTCCGGTTTTCCCAAGGATCTTGGGCCATGAGGCTGGAGG CATTGTTGAGAGCGTCGGAGAGGGCGTGACCGAGCTTGTGCCAGGTGACCATGTTCTGCCGGTGTTCACTGGCGAGTGCAAGGATTGTGCTCACTGCAAGTCAGAGGAGAGCAACCTTTGTGACCTCCTCAGGATCAATGTCGACCGGGGCGTGATGATCGGCGATGGGCAGTCCCGTTTCACCATCGGTGGGAAACCTATATTCCACTTCGTCGGGACCTCTACCTTCAGCGAGTATACCGTGATCCATGTTGGGTGCCTAGCGAAGATCAACCCTGAGGCACCCCTCGACAAAGTTTGTGTTCTCAGCTGTGGTATCTCAACTG GTCTTGGTGCGACTCTCAATGTCGCAAAACCAAAAAAGGGTTCGACGGTGGCAATTTTCGGCCTTGGAGCTGTGGGCCTTGCT GCCATGGAAGGGGCCAAGATGGCTGGGGCATCAAGGATCATCGGTGTGGACTTGAACCCTGCAAAATACGAACAAG CCAAGAAGTTTGGCTGCACCGACTTTGTAAACCCAAAGGACCACACCAAGCCAGTGCAAGAG GTGCTTATCGAGATGACAAACGGTGGAGTCGACAGAGCCGTGGAGTGCACGGGTCACGTCGACACCATGATATCCGCCTTTGAATGCGTTCACGAT gggtggggcgtggcgGTGCTGGTGGGCGTTCCGCACAAGGAGGCGGTGTTCAAGACCCACCCGATGAACTTCCTCAATGAGAGGACCCTGAAGGGCACCTTCTTCGGCAACTACAAACCGCGCACCGACCTCCCGGAAGTCGTGGAGATGTACATGAGGAAGGAGCTGGACGTGGAGAAGTTCATCACCCACAGCGTGCCTTTCTCGCAGATCAACACGGCGTTCGACCTCATGCTCAAGGGAGAGGGACTTCGCTGCGTCATGAGGATGGACGAGTAA